The genomic DNA CGTGCTTGGGTTACCGAGTGGAGCAAAAACCACTACGAGGGAAATTGCTTATTGAGAAAGCGAGAGCAGCAGGTGTGCCGAATGGTCCACTTTTGAAACAGTTAAAGGATGGGGAAGATGTAACATTGGCAGATGGACGAATTGTCGAAAGTCGTGATGTCACGGGAGAACCACAGGCAGGGGTTACTGTTGCTATTCTTGGAGATACAAGTTATTGTGCCGCCGCGGTTGAATTAGCGCAAGGCGCAGATATTCTTGTGCATGAAGCTACATTTGATATGAGCACGGGTGATCTTGCGCAAGAATACGGTCATTCAACAATAGGTGATGCAGCACAGACTGCGAAAGAAGCAAATGTGACGGCGCTCATTGCCAATCATATTAGCGCACGTTTTATGCCGAGTGATGTAGCGAAGTTGAAAGAGCAAGGAGAAGTGATTTTTCCTAATCTGCATATTGCAGAAGATTTTGCACGATTTGAATGGAAAGATGGGGACGTTAGCCGAGAGTAGATAGTGGCGTGCCAGTCAAAACGATAGAAAAACCCCGCTTCCTCGATATAGGAAGCGGGGTTTGGTTTGTACGTTGAACAATCATTTCACTGCGACAACTTGTCCTTTGGTCATACTTTCCAATTCGTGAGGCGTTAATTGGAATACTGCTTTTGGGTGACCAGCAGCTGCCCAAATGGTATCGTATTGAAACAAATCTTCATCAATTAATGTATGGACAGGTTCTTTATGTCCAAGTGGAGGAACGCCGCCGATAACAAAGCCGGTCTTTTCGCGAACAAAGTCGGCATCCGCTTTGCCTAATTTATCTTCGAGTGTTCGGGCAATTAACTTCTCGTTAATGCGATTGATCCCACTCGCGACAACTAACAGTGGCTCATTCGTACTTTTTAATCGGAAAATAATCGATTTTGCGATTTGTGCTACTTCACAACCTAAAGCATCTGCCGCTTCCTGCGCTGTACGGGCGCTATCTGTCAATTGGACGATTTCATTTGGGTGTCCTAGTGTCTGTAGTTTGTCCTGTACTTGTTGGATACTGTCGGTTAACTTTTGCATAGATTCCATTCCTTTCGAAACTTTCTTGGTACTTAGAATAAATTGATTTCTACCCATTGTACATTATTCGACAAGGAGATTACTATTTCCTTTTAAAACATCCACCCACGCGCATATTGCTGAGGTGCTGGAATTTCTACTCTCAGCTCTTTGGCTGCTGTGTAGGCCCAATACGGATCACGCAATAGTTCGCGTGCCAGTAAGACCATATCTGCACGTCCGTTTTTCAAAATCTCCTCGGCTTGGATTCCGGTCGTAATCAAACCGACTGCACCTGTTGCGATGTCTGCACCTGCTTTAATGGTTTCCGAAAATGGCACTTGATAGCCAGGGAAAACGTCGATTTTGGCAGGGACAACTGCTCCCGAACTAACATCGATAAGATCGACACTTTGCTCTTTCATCCACTGCGCCATTTCAATATAGCTTTCAGCGGTCATGCCGCCATCCGTATAATCATACGCGGAAATTCGTACGAAAAGAGGACCTTGCCATACTGTACGGACTTCATCGATGATCTCACGTAGCAAGTGATAACGGTTTTCAGCGGATCCACCATATGCATCCGTTCGTTGATTCGTTAACGGTGAGAGAAACTCATTGATGAGGTAACCATGTGCACCATGTAATTCAATGACATCGAATCCAGCTTGTTTCGCACGGATTGCCCCTTGTTTGAATGCTTGGATGGTTTCTTGGATATCTCCCACTGTCATTTCAACAGGTGTTTTATGGTGATCGTCGAATGCAATTGCGGAAGGTGCAGAAATGTCTCCATCTACAGTTGCTTTTCTTCCAGCATGCGCGAGCTGAATGCCTGTTTTTGCGCCATGCTGTTTCATCAAACGGACGGTCTCTGCCAATCCTTCAATATGCTCATCACTCCAAATGCCAAGATCTTGCGCAGAAATGCGTCCTTGCGGCTGGACAGCTGTTGCTTCGACAATGATTAGCCCAACTTGACCGACTGCACGTGTTGCGTAATGAATTTTATGCCAATCCTCAACCATCCCGTTTTCATTATGACTTGAATACATACACATTGGTGACATAACAATACGGTTTTTGAATTCAACTTCTCTGATTGTAAATGGTTCAAATAATTTTGCCATGTTTTCAACCTCCCTAGTACTTACCAACATTAGTATAGCAAAGGGGGAAGATTCACACGGCAAATTTGGCTTATCCTTCGTTAAACATCGTCCAAAATACGGCTTGCAATTTCACCTAAATACTGTATGATAATTCAAAATCAACTAACAGTTAGTGGAGAGGGAGAGGATATGATGGAGGTTGCGACGGTGTCAGAAAAAAGTGTATCGAAAACAATGTTAATAGGAGCAAGCTTTTTATTACTCTCTGCTTTATTAATGTCTGTTAGCCAAGTCTATTATGCTAATCAAGTTCAAGGTGTGCATCCATTTTTATTTACAGGGATTAGCTTTTTTATCACGGCGGTACTGTTCAACATGATTGCATATAGACAGCGGGGAACGATGACGGCTACCGCTAATACAAGGTCATCTATGGCGGATGTAGTGAAATTGAATGCCAGTTCGATTTTAGCGTTTATGGGCTTTTATTATGCGCTGAAATTTATTGAACCTGCCATTGTCAGTTCACTTGAGATGGGGGTTGGTCCGTTCTTTGCGATTGTTGTTACGGCAATGGTTGCGAAGGAAAAGATTCGTGCAACACGGGCGCAGTGGCTGATTACAGCGGGGACGTTTGCCGCAAGTGTTTTGTTAATGGTGACAGCGTTAGCTGGATTGTCTGGTGTACAGGTGACAAATACGACGGATTTTGTTTACGGTCTCGTTGCATCGGTATTATGTGGATTAGGTGCAGTGTTGTGCACGATTTATTCCAAAAAATTAAGCGTTGCTGGCTGGACGAGTTCATCCATATTAGCACATCGTTTTTACGGTATTATTATTCTATCATTTTTAATGACGTACAAAATTTTTCCAACCTATTTGATGGCGAATCTAGATTGGATCCTACTTATCACGATTTTTGGTGTAACGATTCCCATGTTTTTACTACAAAAGGGGATTCAATATTGTGATCCATTTGTCGTGATGATGTCTATTTGTTTTATTCCTGTATTCACATTCATTTTTCAGTTGTTTGATCCCCGGATTGCTTGGTCCACACCGACATTGGTAGGTATTTTGATGCTATTTATCGTAGGGGTGGCAAGTCTTTTTACAACTAATGAAGCACAGTAATAGTTGAAAGAAAACGGTAGGGCAATTACCTGCCGTTTTTTCTATTTAGATACTAGGAAAAACGGCAGGAATTTGTCATTTATGACTGTGCCCCAAGTTCTCGTGAACGCGCTGTCGCCTTTTCAATACATTCCCCAATCGCTTCTTTAAAGAAGCGATCCTCCAATGCCTGCAAGCCTGCGGCAGTTGTTCCATTTGGGCTTGTGACATTTTCTCGAAGGAGTGCGGGTTCTGTGCCTGTACTTTTCATCATTGCTGCTGCACCTTCAAGTGTTTGGATAATGAGTGAACGTGCAACATCTTTCGATAGTCCTTTATGAATGGCAGCTTCCTCGAGCGCTTCCGCTAAATAATAGATATAAGCAGGACCGCTACCTGATAAGGCGGTGACTGCATGGAGTTCATCTTCTTCGACTTCTTTCACGAGGCCAACAGCTTCAAGTAATGCGAGTACATGCTTGCGCATCGAATCGTCGACGGCGGTATTCATGGCAACACCCGTTGCTGATTTGCCGATTGTGGCGGATGTGTTTGGCATCGAACGAGCAATTGGTCGTGTGCCTAGTCCGCTTTCAAGTGTGTGAATGGAAACACCTGCAATGACTGACAGAATAGCCGCTTGATTAGTTATCAGAGGACGAATATCTCCCATTGCTTGTTGGATGTCTTTCGGTTTTGTGGCAAGTACAATTAAATCAGCTTTTTTCAAAGCCTCTTTCTCCTTGCATACGATGGACACACCATATTGATTTTGTAATGAAATCAGCCTTTCATCATCTGATTTGTTCATGACATAAACGTTTTGTGGTTCAATAGCTCCCTGATTGATAATACCTGCAATGACAGCTTCGGCCATTGAGCCAGCGCCAATAAATACAATTGTTTTCATGTGAATAGCCCCTTTCATTTCCGATATTCAAATTCCATCAAATCAATTTCGCCTTGGCGTAATTGCGTCCGGATTTTGAATCGGGCTTGACCGATTAATTCCTTTCAAAATCCGTGACATCCGCCGGAGGCTTTTATCTTTGTTCAGCGGGAGTTTGAATACCCACTGAACAGGGAGCAAAATCACGTTCATCTCGCCACCTATAGAGGTAGGAGTCTTCTGCTGAATAAAGATAAAAAAAACATGCGCTTCCGTCCCTATACATAAGGACGAAAACGCATGTTTCCGCGGTACCACCTACATTTACCGGTATGATCCGGTACATCTTGTTCTTTCTTAACGCGAAAGGCACGTCTGTGTTTCCACAGGAGCTCGGAAGGAGGTTCGTTGCGGGAGGGGGATATGTGGCTTTCAGTCGGTGACCACACTTCCTGTTATCCATTTCCGCAACTACTGATCTTCGTCAACGCTTTACAAGTTCATGAATTAGACCGATTATTACATGTCGTCTGAAGAAAGTCAACTTTCGAACTGTTGATTAGCTTGTTTCTACGAAAAACCAAATGATACTAATGATTGCTATAATCAATATTACAACAAACGTTACTTTAACAGCACTTACAGGAGATTTACCGCTAACCTTACCAGTTTGTCCATTGACAAGGAACCGATAGATTTTATTATTGAATTGAAATGACGAAATCCAAATTGGTAATAAAAGATGTTTGTACGTAATGGCTGTATAATCGGTTGACACATTGACAATCCTCACTTCATCTCCATGAACTTGTCCGTAAATGCCATTGGTGATGCGACTGTCGATAATCCCTTTCGCATCGTGCCAACCTTCTTTCAATGGAATGGAATACCTTTCTGCTAAAAAGCCCGATAGATATTCGGTTTTATAATCTACCAGTTTTGATAATGAAAAAGGCTCGATGTGCGTAATAAGCCCATCGGCTACATTACTAGAAGCTTTGACTAACACATCATCAAAGAATTCGTAATAACGACCGCTTTCTGTGCGCCAACTTGTATGTCGCACTTGTTCTGTCACTTGTACCGGTTTGCCGTCTTCAATAACTGTACGCGTTTCTGTGACATAGTAATACGTGCCAATTCTAACGGTATAGGCAGATGTCGTTTGTGAATCGAATGTCCAATAGGGAATATAGGCGCCAGACAATGTATCCAATGTGTATGATTTTTTGAGTTGGGAGGGTGCAAAATAGCGTTTTTTGATCCATCCTTTAAATTTAATAATTGCTTCATCTTTGGATATTTGAAAAGGGATGACTAATGCGGGTTTAATACCGGCATGATGTTCACTCGTTGAGATATGTGATGAGCCGCAGAACGAACAAAAATCAGCGACTTTGTTTTTATCTAACAATGTTTCAGCACCGCAATTTTCACATCTGAAGACGCGTTTCTCATCATCCCAGCTATGATCTTCCTGCTCTAAAGCTTGTAAGAAATCATGCTCGATTGTATTGTGCTGTGTGTGTTCGATGTCCTTTTCGCTTCCACAAAAAGGACATTTGAGCGTGCCGGTTGTCGGTTCGAATAGTGCATTGCCGCCACAAGAAGGACATTTATTTACTTCAGTTTGTTCGATCGTAATGGCTTCTTGTTGTTGGTTATTTTCTGAGCTGGACATGGGATCACCTCGCTTACATCCAAGTTATAAACTTTCTCCACAATCCCCACAAAACTTCGCATTTGCTGTGTTTTTCTTGCCACATTTCGCGCATGTTTTTTCGGTTACTTGTTGTGTACCGCATTCGCCACAGAATTTTGCATCTGCATCGATAGCTGCTTGGCAACTAATGCACGGCACTTTTGGAGTTTGCATCGCTTTACCGCAGTCACTACAAAATTTTGCGCTTGCATTGTTGGCCGCTTGGCAATGTGGACATTGTACGCTAGTAGTTGGTGGGGCCACCGGTGTATTCGTTGTTTGCGGATTCGGTGAAAAGGCATTCGCCATTACACCGCCAAGCGCAGCACCTGCACCCAGTCCTGCTCCAGCACCGGCTAATCCGCCACCTTCATTGCGAGCTGCGTCTCTAAGGGCTTCAGCTGCTTGGTATTGCTGATACTGCTGCATGTCTCCTAGAACACCCATCGATGTTTTTTTATCGAGTACTTTTTCTACTTCTTCTGGCAGTGATAAGTTTTCAATGTAAAGAGAAGTGATGTCAAAGCCAAACGCCTTGAATCGTGGCTTCATCTTTTCTTTCCCTTGGTCGCTTAACTCGTCATAGTGCATTGCCAAGTCTAAAGCAGCGATTTTGGATTCAGCAAAAAGGTCAGTTAAGCCAGATAAAATCATTTTCTTCAACTGCTCTTCAATATTGCTCGTATCATAGGACGCATTTGTACCAAACAGTTCTTTTAAAAACACGGTTGGTTCAGCTACGCGATAAGAATAAATCCCATAACCGCGTAATCGGATAGCACCAAACTCGGGGTCACGCATCATAATGGGGTTGGATGTACCCCATTTTTGATTGATAAATTGTTTCGTATTGACAAAATAAACTTCCGCTTTAAACGGTGAGTTGAAGCCGTGTTTCCATGATTTTAATTTCGTTAAAATAGGCATATTTTGCGTGTACAATTGATGACGGCCGGGACCAAAGACGTCTGCAAGTTCACCTTCATTCACGAAAAT from Sporosarcina sp. FSL K6-1522 includes the following:
- the rnz gene encoding ribonuclease Z, which codes for MELQFLGTGAGMPSKMRNTSAVALNLSAEGQGIWLFDCGEATQHQILHTSLKPRKIGKVFITHLHGDHIFGLPGLIGSRSFLGGHERLDIYGPPGLNEWLETTLRITQTHLNYELCVHEIEEGIVVENEAFVVTAKSLQHVIPCLGYRVEQKPLRGKLLIEKARAAGVPNGPLLKQLKDGEDVTLADGRIVESRDVTGEPQAGVTVAILGDTSYCAAAVELAQGADILVHEATFDMSTGDLAQEYGHSTIGDAAQTAKEANVTALIANHISARFMPSDVAKLKEQGEVIFPNLHIAEDFARFEWKDGDVSRE
- a CDS encoding EamA family transporter; the encoded protein is MSEKSVSKTMLIGASFLLLSALLMSVSQVYYANQVQGVHPFLFTGISFFITAVLFNMIAYRQRGTMTATANTRSSMADVVKLNASSILAFMGFYYALKFIEPAIVSSLEMGVGPFFAIVVTAMVAKEKIRATRAQWLITAGTFAASVLLMVTALAGLSGVQVTNTTDFVYGLVASVLCGLGAVLCTIYSKKLSVAGWTSSSILAHRFYGIIILSFLMTYKIFPTYLMANLDWILLITIFGVTIPMFLLQKGIQYCDPFVVMMSICFIPVFTFIFQLFDPRIAWSTPTLVGILMLFIVGVASLFTTNEAQ
- the proC gene encoding pyrroline-5-carboxylate reductase → MKTIVFIGAGSMAEAVIAGIINQGAIEPQNVYVMNKSDDERLISLQNQYGVSIVCKEKEALKKADLIVLATKPKDIQQAMGDIRPLITNQAAILSVIAGVSIHTLESGLGTRPIARSMPNTSATIGKSATGVAMNTAVDDSMRKHVLALLEAVGLVKEVEEDELHAVTALSGSGPAYIYYLAEALEEAAIHKGLSKDVARSLIIQTLEGAAAMMKSTGTEPALLRENVTSPNGTTAAGLQALEDRFFKEAIGECIEKATARSRELGAQS
- a CDS encoding YbaK/EbsC family protein; protein product: MQKLTDSIQQVQDKLQTLGHPNEIVQLTDSARTAQEAADALGCEVAQIAKSIIFRLKSTNEPLLVVASGINRINEKLIARTLEDKLGKADADFVREKTGFVIGGVPPLGHKEPVHTLIDEDLFQYDTIWAAAGHPKAVFQLTPHELESMTKGQVVAVK
- a CDS encoding SPFH domain-containing protein: MGLFGFFKNQFIEVIEWTDSDTNTMVYRFPVHNNEIKMGAELTVRESQVAIFVNEGELADVFGPGRHQLYTQNMPILTKLKSWKHGFNSPFKAEVYFVNTKQFINQKWGTSNPIMMRDPEFGAIRLRGYGIYSYRVAEPTVFLKELFGTNASYDTSNIEEQLKKMILSGLTDLFAESKIAALDLAMHYDELSDQGKEKMKPRFKAFGFDITSLYIENLSLPEEVEKVLDKKTSMGVLGDMQQYQQYQAAEALRDAARNEGGGLAGAGAGLGAGAALGGVMANAFSPNPQTTNTPVAPPTTSVQCPHCQAANNASAKFCSDCGKAMQTPKVPCISCQAAIDADAKFCGECGTQQVTEKTCAKCGKKNTANAKFCGDCGESL
- the namA gene encoding NADPH dehydrogenase NamA, which codes for MAKLFEPFTIREVEFKNRIVMSPMCMYSSHNENGMVEDWHKIHYATRAVGQVGLIIVEATAVQPQGRISAQDLGIWSDEHIEGLAETVRLMKQHGAKTGIQLAHAGRKATVDGDISAPSAIAFDDHHKTPVEMTVGDIQETIQAFKQGAIRAKQAGFDVIELHGAHGYLINEFLSPLTNQRTDAYGGSAENRYHLLREIIDEVRTVWQGPLFVRISAYDYTDGGMTAESYIEMAQWMKEQSVDLIDVSSGAVVPAKIDVFPGYQVPFSETIKAGADIATGAVGLITTGIQAEEILKNGRADMVLLARELLRDPYWAYTAAKELRVEIPAPQQYARGWMF